The following proteins are co-located in the Spinactinospora alkalitolerans genome:
- a CDS encoding M56 family metallopeptidase encodes MTLLVLALSTAVLLSVGGPALLRGLGRACRPSTRSTLALWVLSPLMWLLTWGALVLMLVAQVMGPGVKGVIAACLTLIQALHRNGAEAGVSLALVASMVALARLLWVALRQSRAAIRWRRDHQRDLAACATSRVIHRRRVWLVESGEPSVYCVPGGRFGIVITRGAVDALTPREMRAVMAHEHAHLRGRHHLLVAWVRLLDAAFPRVPLLRAAAQEVPVLVEWAADDRAARLVGVPPLVHALGAMATSRSADGAAALAISGACTVQRVRRLLNPSSACAGVRSFLLIGAALAALAAPPALTVASTVVSVAASHCACTV; translated from the coding sequence GTGACCCTGCTCGTCCTCGCCCTGAGCACGGCGGTCCTGCTCAGCGTCGGCGGGCCGGCGCTGCTGCGCGGCCTCGGCCGCGCGTGCCGCCCGAGCACGCGCAGCACGCTGGCGCTGTGGGTCCTGTCTCCCCTCATGTGGCTGCTCACCTGGGGCGCACTGGTTCTCATGCTGGTGGCGCAGGTGATGGGACCGGGGGTCAAAGGGGTCATCGCCGCCTGCCTCACCCTTATCCAGGCGCTGCACCGCAACGGCGCCGAAGCCGGGGTCTCCCTCGCTCTGGTCGCGAGCATGGTCGCCCTCGCCAGACTGCTGTGGGTCGCACTGCGCCAGAGCCGTGCGGCCATCCGCTGGCGTCGCGACCACCAACGCGACCTGGCCGCCTGCGCGACGAGCCGGGTCATCCACCGGCGGCGCGTCTGGCTCGTGGAAAGCGGGGAGCCCAGCGTCTACTGCGTTCCGGGCGGACGGTTCGGCATCGTCATCACCCGCGGCGCCGTCGACGCGCTCACCCCGCGCGAAATGCGCGCGGTCATGGCGCACGAGCACGCGCACCTGCGCGGACGCCATCACCTCCTGGTCGCCTGGGTGCGCCTGCTCGACGCCGCGTTCCCCCGCGTCCCCCTGTTGCGCGCGGCCGCGCAGGAGGTTCCGGTACTGGTGGAGTGGGCGGCCGACGACCGAGCGGCCCGCTTGGTCGGTGTCCCGCCGCTGGTGCACGCCTTGGGCGCCATGGCCACCTCACGTTCCGCGGACGGCGCCGCGGCGCTGGCGATCTCGGGCGCGTGCACGGTCCAGCGTGTCCGCCGCCTGCTGAACCCCTCCTCCGCCTGTGCGGGAGTGCGGAGTTTCCTGCTCATCGGCGCGGCGCTGGCCGCACTCGCCGCTCCACCGGCGCTGACGGTGGCCTCGACCGTGGTCAGCGTGGCGGCCTCGCACTGCGCGTGCACCGTATGA
- a CDS encoding BlaI/MecI/CopY family transcriptional regulator, which produces MDEARSGLGPLETTVLDALWASGTPMSVREVIRSLGERRPAYTTISTVLENLRRKGWVDREQIGRLWFYRPIRDRASHAAQRMHGALTDSGNPHATLLRFVDDMAPEDVDVLRGLLADVPRDGES; this is translated from the coding sequence ATGGATGAGGCGAGATCGGGGCTGGGCCCCTTGGAGACGACGGTGCTGGACGCTCTGTGGGCCTCCGGCACCCCGATGAGCGTGCGCGAGGTCATCCGGTCGCTGGGAGAGAGGAGGCCCGCCTACACGACGATCTCCACGGTGCTGGAGAACCTGCGCCGCAAAGGCTGGGTCGACCGTGAACAGATCGGCCGCCTGTGGTTCTACCGGCCGATCCGCGACCGCGCCTCCCATGCGGCCCAGCGCATGCACGGCGCCCTGACCGACAGCGGCAATCCGCACGCCACCCTGCTGCGGTTCGTCGACGACATGGCGCCCGAGGACGTCGACGTCCTGCGCGGCCTGCTCGCCGACGTCCCGAGGGACGGCGAGTCGTGA
- a CDS encoding PQQ-binding-like beta-propeller repeat protein has product MADALRRARPRLVVAAVAAIVLLAASCGRPEIREPTDAEPRNDPAAAPPAVPASSIPPTLGPRALWTAPFSSLPKATNSAFVGPVIPEEGGDLLFLGVDGEGVTRWSAPRNPSCTAFAVTRGEDGRELVVLLDSDAAADRGLAATRITAAAYDPVDGAKVWGPVEVPGTMVGPGLVFAAIPHTVMSGESGPKVALSAATGEVVADENAGDAVLHEHHGTLLVRREGKLRAVDTATDTELWNSDALAVPDGPASGSAAPVVGYGPRPVSDSSGVIALEWSTAGGDESVYTINDLRTGTRLAELPGEQEPRIVGGSGGEASVSAVAVGDGSDGGRGSVMGLTTREPRLLWSRPQGDTTARPERIVAGVLYASDGETAHALDMSTGEPVGEGPWPAPVAATESGPALLPVEGGEGEEVFAAVPTED; this is encoded by the coding sequence ATGGCTGACGCCCTCCGGCGGGCGCGGCCGCGCCTGGTCGTCGCCGCAGTGGCGGCCATCGTCCTCCTGGCCGCCTCCTGCGGCCGGCCGGAGATCAGGGAGCCGACCGACGCCGAACCCCGCAACGACCCGGCGGCCGCCCCGCCCGCCGTACCCGCTTCCTCGATCCCGCCCACCCTCGGCCCCCGGGCACTGTGGACGGCCCCGTTCTCCTCACTCCCCAAGGCGACGAACAGCGCATTCGTCGGCCCCGTCATCCCCGAGGAAGGCGGCGACCTGCTGTTCCTCGGAGTCGACGGCGAGGGTGTCACCCGCTGGTCCGCGCCCCGCAATCCCAGTTGCACGGCGTTCGCGGTGACGCGAGGGGAGGACGGGCGCGAGCTCGTGGTGCTGCTCGACAGCGATGCCGCCGCCGACCGCGGACTGGCGGCCACGCGCATCACCGCCGCCGCCTACGACCCCGTCGACGGCGCCAAGGTGTGGGGGCCGGTGGAGGTCCCCGGAACCATGGTCGGCCCCGGTCTGGTCTTCGCCGCCATCCCGCACACCGTCATGAGCGGCGAGAGCGGGCCCAAGGTCGCGCTGAGCGCCGCCACCGGTGAGGTCGTCGCCGATGAGAACGCCGGAGACGCCGTACTGCACGAGCACCATGGAACGCTGCTGGTGCGGCGCGAGGGGAAGCTGCGGGCCGTGGACACGGCCACGGACACGGAGCTGTGGAACAGCGACGCGTTGGCGGTGCCGGACGGTCCGGCATCCGGGTCGGCGGCACCGGTGGTCGGCTACGGGCCCCGGCCGGTCAGTGACTCCAGCGGCGTCATCGCCCTGGAATGGAGCACGGCCGGCGGGGACGAGAGCGTCTACACGATCAACGACCTGCGCACGGGAACGCGGTTGGCGGAGCTTCCGGGTGAACAGGAGCCCCGCATCGTGGGCGGCTCCGGCGGCGAGGCGTCCGTCAGCGCGGTGGCGGTCGGCGACGGGTCGGACGGCGGGCGGGGGAGCGTCATGGGGTTGACGACGCGGGAACCCCGGTTGCTGTGGAGCCGCCCGCAGGGTGACACCACCGCACGACCCGAACGCATCGTCGCCGGCGTGCTCTACGCCTCGGACGGCGAGACCGCCCACGCCCTCGACATGAGCACGGGAGAACCGGTGGGGGAGGGCCCGTGGCCGGCGCCGGTCGCGGCCACCGAGAGCGGACCCGCGCTCCTTCCGGTGGAGGGCGGGGAGGGTGAGGAGGTGTTCGCTGCCGTGCCGACCGAGGACTGA
- a CDS encoding cytochrome c biogenesis CcdA family protein: MDIGYLAAIAGGLLALLSPCSALLLPSFFAYAFRDPARLLMRTGVFYAGLCLTLVPLGAGSALVSSVFYGHRETLIIIAGWTIIALGVAQLLGVGFTWGLPTRLQGRFSGRRGALPVFGLGAVYGLAGFCSGPILGAVLTVAATGTPVRGALLLACYALGMALPLFVLALLWDRFDLGRRTWLRGRVLTIGRLRLHTNSTVSGLLFIGIGVLFLVYDGTASMTALPGMGWLEDVAYRVQEPLSQLGVRADLVFLVLLALVLLGVAGHRARRSRSSRGRDAIDASKDGHG, encoded by the coding sequence ATGGACATCGGCTACCTGGCCGCCATCGCCGGCGGTCTACTCGCTCTGCTCAGTCCGTGCAGCGCCCTGCTGCTGCCGTCCTTCTTCGCCTACGCCTTCCGCGATCCGGCGCGCCTGCTGATGCGCACGGGCGTCTTCTACGCGGGCCTGTGCCTGACGCTGGTACCGCTGGGGGCGGGATCGGCGCTGGTGAGCAGCGTCTTCTACGGCCACAGGGAAACGCTGATCATTATCGCGGGATGGACCATCATCGCCCTGGGGGTGGCCCAACTGCTCGGCGTCGGCTTCACGTGGGGGCTTCCCACACGGCTGCAGGGCCGCTTCTCCGGCCGCAGGGGCGCCCTCCCGGTGTTCGGGCTCGGCGCGGTCTACGGTCTGGCGGGCTTCTGCTCCGGACCGATCCTGGGGGCGGTGCTGACCGTGGCCGCCACCGGCACGCCGGTGCGCGGAGCCCTCCTGCTCGCCTGCTACGCGCTGGGCATGGCGCTGCCGCTGTTCGTCCTGGCCCTGCTGTGGGACCGCTTCGACCTCGGACGCAGGACCTGGCTGCGCGGACGCGTCCTCACCATCGGCCGGCTGCGCCTGCACACCAACAGCACCGTCTCGGGGCTGCTGTTCATCGGCATCGGCGTGCTCTTCCTCGTCTACGACGGTACGGCGTCGATGACCGCGCTTCCCGGAATGGGGTGGCTGGAGGACGTCGCCTACCGCGTCCAGGAGCCGCTCTCCCAATTGGGGGTGCGCGCCGATCTGGTCTTCCTCGTGCTCCTTGCCCTGGTCCTGCTCGGCGTCGCGGGTCACCGCGCCCGGCGCTCCCGCTCCTCCCGCGGGCGGGACGCCATCGACGCATCGAAGGACGGGCATGGCTGA
- a CDS encoding DsbA family protein, with the protein MSTRPTTTRASWWPLVLGGVLSLVLAGGLVVGLGDGDDAAPNESGTPQTGGVSDEMRELGASLARRDSGDPMAVGDADAPVVLIAYSDYQCPYCQKWVQETQPELVERYVEEGEMRIEWREFPYMGEASRTLAVGARAAAEQDMFWEYHGTVYEAMEELKGAGPQLEERVAELAAEAGLDRDRFAEDLDREDLAAEVDADFSEGQQIGVNGTPAFLINGDPVMGAQPLPTFTSSIDDALAAAEEG; encoded by the coding sequence ATGTCCACTCGCCCAACAACAACGCGTGCCTCCTGGTGGCCTCTGGTCCTGGGAGGCGTGCTGTCCCTGGTCCTGGCCGGTGGCCTGGTCGTCGGCCTGGGCGACGGAGATGATGCGGCGCCGAACGAGTCCGGCACGCCTCAGACGGGCGGAGTCAGCGACGAGATGCGCGAGCTGGGCGCCTCCCTGGCGCGCCGCGACTCCGGCGACCCGATGGCCGTCGGGGACGCGGACGCGCCGGTGGTGCTGATCGCCTATTCGGACTACCAGTGCCCGTACTGCCAGAAGTGGGTGCAGGAGACCCAGCCCGAACTCGTCGAACGCTACGTCGAGGAGGGTGAGATGCGCATCGAGTGGCGTGAGTTCCCCTACATGGGCGAGGCGTCGCGGACCCTGGCCGTCGGGGCGCGGGCCGCCGCTGAGCAGGACATGTTCTGGGAGTACCACGGGACCGTGTACGAGGCGATGGAAGAGCTGAAGGGAGCCGGGCCCCAGCTGGAGGAGCGGGTGGCGGAGCTCGCCGCCGAGGCCGGCTTGGACCGCGACCGGTTCGCCGAGGATCTGGACCGCGAGGACCTGGCCGCAGAGGTGGACGCGGATTTCAGTGAAGGGCAGCAGATCGGGGTGAACGGCACGCCGGCTTTCCTGATCAACGGCGATCCGGTCATGGGCGCCCAGCCCCTGCCGACGTTCACCTCCAGTATCGACGACGCGCTCGCCGCGGCCGAGGAGGGCTGA
- a CDS encoding helix-turn-helix domain-containing protein, whose amino-acid sequence MGENGAGPGARIREYRTMRRMTVRSLAQAAQASPSFISQLERGRTNASIGTLRRITTALGITMADLFDDSGSAGPRVTRRARRPRLEGAKGVHKSLISQRPLRHVEVYSAELDPAARTGDAPYSHGDAQEIFMVLHGRVRLWLGPEGAQQEHDLHAGDSIEYPSSTPHLAANAGEGAAEVLWIISPPTPD is encoded by the coding sequence ATGGGAGAGAACGGCGCGGGGCCGGGTGCGCGGATCCGGGAGTACCGGACGATGCGCAGGATGACGGTGCGATCCCTGGCCCAGGCGGCGCAGGCGAGCCCGAGTTTCATCAGCCAGCTGGAGCGCGGCCGCACCAACGCCAGCATCGGCACCCTGCGCCGGATCACCACGGCGTTGGGGATCACGATGGCGGACCTGTTCGACGATTCGGGGTCGGCGGGCCCCCGAGTGACGCGGCGTGCCCGGCGACCCCGGCTGGAAGGGGCCAAAGGCGTCCACAAATCGCTGATATCCCAGCGCCCCCTGCGCCACGTCGAGGTCTACTCGGCCGAGCTGGATCCGGCGGCGCGGACCGGCGACGCCCCCTACTCCCACGGGGACGCCCAGGAGATCTTCATGGTCCTGCACGGACGGGTACGGCTCTGGCTCGGCCCAGAGGGCGCCCAGCAGGAGCATGACCTCCACGCCGGCGACAGCATCGAATACCCCAGCTCGACCCCGCACCTCGCGGCCAACGCCGGCGAGGGCGCCGCAGAGGTGCTGTGGATCATCAGCCCGCCCACCCCCGATTGA